A genomic window from Micromonospora ferruginea includes:
- a CDS encoding N-acetylmuramoyl-L-alanine amidase, protein MHLSPPPSGRRILLAAAVAAATALATTGPVTAAPQSAPPTGDRQQQYAAAATEYGVPQDVLLGVSYLESRWDVHPGQPSTSGGYGPMHLTDAAHVLATPGSAHVDEDEDPRGDDARPLTLDPATAAAPARETPLPKASLQTLDAAATLTGLDAQKLRTDPAANIRGGAALLASYQKALGGPVGAGSDAAAWYGAVARYSGADTADAAAAFADEVYDQLGQGATRTTDDGQRVTLAATTAQPDRAGLARLGLRHAARPDGLECPVRLACEWIPAPYEQLSADPGDYGNHDLGNRPKQQKIEYIVIHDTEGYFAPSVDLVKRADYLGWHYTLRSVDGYVAQHIKAKDVGWHAGNWYVNAKSIGLEHEGFAGQGTWYTEAMYRSSAKLVRYLAQKFGIPMDRQHIIGHDNVPGTTAGTVKGMHWDPGPYWDWSHYFDLMKAPFRTTGTSRTGLVTIDPDFATNRPAFVGCNQQPPGVPTPTPPAETCPSRGSSAVVLRTAPSTDAPLVNDLGLRPDGTPDTMYISDHGARASAGQTYALAGRQGDWTAIWYLGQKAWFQNPASAPTAKWATGFVVTPRPGKATIPVYGRAYPEQAAYPDTIPYQTISPLQYTLAAGQRYAVGGVLPGEYYRAVSFDGTAPGDRTVVRGKNRYVQVQFGHRIMFVDLADVLILPSPVGAPR, encoded by the coding sequence ATGCACCTCTCACCCCCGCCGTCGGGCAGACGGATACTGCTCGCCGCCGCCGTGGCCGCCGCCACCGCGCTGGCGACCACCGGCCCGGTGACCGCCGCGCCGCAGTCCGCCCCACCCACCGGCGACCGGCAGCAGCAGTACGCCGCGGCCGCCACCGAGTACGGCGTACCGCAGGACGTGCTGCTCGGCGTCTCCTACCTGGAGTCCCGCTGGGACGTCCACCCCGGCCAGCCCAGCACCAGCGGCGGCTACGGCCCGATGCACCTGACCGACGCCGCGCACGTCCTCGCCACGCCGGGCAGCGCCCACGTCGACGAGGACGAGGACCCGCGCGGCGACGACGCCCGCCCGCTCACCCTCGACCCGGCCACCGCCGCCGCGCCGGCCCGGGAGACGCCGCTGCCGAAGGCCTCGCTCCAGACGCTCGACGCCGCCGCGACGCTCACCGGGCTCGACGCACAGAAGCTGCGCACCGACCCGGCGGCGAACATCCGCGGCGGGGCGGCGCTGCTCGCCTCGTACCAGAAGGCACTGGGCGGGCCGGTCGGCGCCGGCAGCGACGCCGCGGCCTGGTACGGCGCGGTGGCCCGCTACTCCGGCGCGGACACCGCCGACGCGGCGGCGGCCTTCGCCGACGAGGTCTACGACCAGCTCGGTCAGGGCGCCACCCGCACCACCGACGACGGGCAGCGGGTCACGCTGGCCGCCACCACCGCGCAGCCGGACCGTGCCGGCCTGGCCCGGCTCGGCCTGCGGCACGCCGCGCGACCGGACGGGTTGGAGTGCCCGGTGCGGTTGGCCTGCGAGTGGATCCCCGCGCCGTACGAGCAGCTCAGCGCGGACCCGGGCGACTACGGCAACCACGACCTGGGCAACCGGCCCAAGCAGCAGAAGATCGAGTACATCGTCATCCACGACACCGAGGGCTACTTCGCCCCCAGCGTCGACCTCGTGAAGCGGGCCGACTACCTGGGCTGGCACTACACGCTGCGCTCGGTGGACGGCTACGTCGCCCAGCACATCAAGGCCAAGGACGTCGGCTGGCACGCCGGCAACTGGTACGTCAACGCCAAGTCCATCGGCCTGGAGCACGAGGGCTTCGCCGGGCAGGGCACCTGGTACACCGAGGCGATGTACCGCAGCTCGGCCAAGCTGGTCCGGTACCTGGCGCAGAAGTTCGGCATCCCGATGGACCGGCAGCACATCATCGGCCACGACAACGTGCCCGGCACCACCGCCGGCACGGTCAAGGGCATGCACTGGGACCCGGGCCCCTACTGGGACTGGTCGCACTACTTCGACCTGATGAAGGCGCCGTTCCGGACCACCGGCACGTCGCGGACCGGGCTGGTCACCATCGACCCGGACTTCGCCACCAACCGGCCGGCGTTCGTCGGCTGCAACCAGCAGCCGCCGGGCGTACCGACGCCCACCCCGCCGGCCGAGACCTGCCCGTCGCGCGGCTCCTCCGCGGTGGTCCTGCGGACCGCGCCGAGCACGGACGCCCCGCTGGTCAACGACCTCGGCCTGCGCCCGGACGGCACGCCGGACACGATGTACATCTCGGACCACGGCGCCCGCGCCTCCGCCGGACAGACGTACGCGCTGGCCGGCCGGCAGGGTGACTGGACGGCGATCTGGTACCTCGGCCAGAAGGCGTGGTTCCAGAACCCGGCTTCGGCGCCGACGGCGAAGTGGGCGACCGGCTTCGTGGTGACCCCCCGGCCCGGGAAGGCCACCATCCCGGTGTACGGCCGCGCCTACCCGGAGCAGGCCGCCTACCCGGACACCATCCCCTACCAGACCATCTCCCCGCTGCAGTACACGTTGGCCGCCGGCCAGCGGTACGCGGTCGGCGGCGTGCTGCCCGGCGAGTACTACCGGGCCGTCTCGTTCGACGGCACGGCACCCGGCGACCGGACCGTGGTACGTGGCAAGAACCGCTACGTGCAGGTCCAGTTCGGCCACCGGATCATGTTCGTGGACCTCGCCGACGTGCTGATCCTGCCGTCGCCGGTCGGCGCGCCGCGATAG
- a CDS encoding C40 family peptidase, protein MPPQRHAPSAPPGRPAGFHRVVRRLVTLVAAVAVGAGMLTAPAHAAPSVDEIDAQIDKQWEKLEPTIEQYNKVRSQLKVNKKKSADLQNKMVPLELASTLAMNKVGDIAARYYMRGPSQEMGALLVSTKPGTLAEQLVMLDRLADDQRKQIAGVLAVRDKYNAQKQKLDALIATELKQEAQLASQKKQIDSEIKRLTAMLPVTSIRPAGCPAVDGVVSSAARTAIKTACAQVGDPYVWGATGPNSFDCSGLTQYAYKAAGISLTHFTGAQWNEGRKVSRSEARPGDLVFFGSDLHHVGLYLGNGVMVHAPRTGKPVQVSSISTQPLAGFVRVA, encoded by the coding sequence ATGCCCCCTCAACGTCACGCCCCGAGCGCACCACCCGGCCGGCCGGCCGGGTTCCACCGGGTGGTACGCCGTCTGGTCACCCTGGTCGCGGCCGTCGCGGTCGGCGCCGGGATGCTCACGGCCCCCGCGCACGCGGCGCCCTCGGTGGACGAGATCGACGCGCAGATCGACAAGCAGTGGGAGAAGCTCGAACCCACCATCGAGCAGTACAACAAGGTCCGCTCCCAGCTCAAGGTCAACAAGAAGAAGTCGGCGGACCTCCAGAACAAGATGGTGCCGCTGGAGCTGGCCTCGACGCTGGCGATGAACAAGGTCGGCGACATCGCCGCCCGCTACTACATGCGCGGCCCCTCGCAGGAGATGGGCGCGCTGCTGGTGAGCACCAAGCCGGGCACCCTGGCCGAGCAGCTCGTCATGCTGGACCGGCTCGCCGACGACCAGCGCAAGCAGATCGCCGGCGTGCTCGCGGTGCGCGACAAGTACAACGCGCAGAAGCAGAAGCTGGACGCGCTGATCGCCACCGAGCTGAAGCAGGAGGCCCAGCTCGCCTCGCAGAAGAAGCAGATCGACTCCGAGATCAAGCGGCTGACCGCGATGCTTCCGGTGACCTCGATCCGGCCGGCCGGCTGCCCGGCGGTCGACGGGGTGGTGAGCAGCGCCGCGCGTACCGCCATCAAGACGGCGTGCGCCCAGGTCGGCGACCCGTACGTGTGGGGCGCCACCGGACCGAACTCGTTCGACTGCTCCGGCCTGACGCAGTACGCGTACAAGGCGGCGGGCATCTCGCTCACCCACTTCACCGGCGCCCAGTGGAACGAGGGCCGCAAGGTCTCCCGCTCCGAGGCCAGACCCGGTGACCTGGTCTTCTTCGGCAGCGACCTGCACCACGTCGGGCTCTATCTCGGCAACGGGGTGATGGTGCACGCGCCCCGGACCGGCAAACCGGTCCAGGTGTCGAGCATCAGCACCCAACCGCTCGCCGGCTTCGTCCGGGTCGCCTGA
- a CDS encoding hemolysin family protein: protein MPELLVALVLLLGNAFFVGSEFALIASRRTVIEPLAAASKRARWALAAMNQIPLMIAGAQLGITVCSLGLGAIAEPALAHLLEVPFTALGLPASAVHPVAFVIALAVVVFLHTVVGEMVPKNITLAGPEPSALWLGPAMLAFCLATKPLLLAMKWSARQVLRWWRVEATDAVKTVFTAEELAGLVSQARTEGLLDAEEHARITGALALHSRTAADALQPWSTVTTVAEDVSPASLEVLATRTGRSRFPVVQRSTRRVLGFVHVKDVLGYAGASRRGPVPAEVYRPLAVVPPDRTLADLLLAMRRERRHMVLVSDGRRPLGVVTLDDVLTAIVGK, encoded by the coding sequence GTGCCTGAACTGCTTGTCGCCCTGGTGCTGCTGCTCGGCAACGCCTTCTTCGTGGGCAGCGAGTTCGCGTTGATCGCGTCCCGCCGTACCGTGATCGAACCGCTCGCGGCGGCGTCGAAGCGGGCCCGGTGGGCGCTGGCCGCGATGAACCAGATCCCGCTGATGATCGCCGGAGCGCAGCTCGGCATCACGGTCTGCTCGCTGGGTCTCGGCGCGATCGCCGAGCCGGCGCTGGCCCACCTGCTGGAGGTGCCGTTCACCGCACTCGGCCTGCCGGCGTCCGCGGTGCACCCGGTGGCGTTCGTCATCGCGCTGGCGGTGGTGGTGTTCCTGCACACCGTGGTCGGCGAGATGGTGCCGAAGAACATCACGCTGGCCGGCCCGGAGCCGTCGGCGCTCTGGCTCGGCCCGGCCATGCTCGCCTTCTGCCTGGCCACCAAGCCGCTGCTGCTGGCGATGAAGTGGTCGGCGCGGCAGGTGCTGCGGTGGTGGCGGGTGGAGGCGACAGACGCGGTGAAGACCGTGTTCACCGCCGAGGAGTTGGCCGGGCTGGTCTCGCAGGCGCGCACCGAGGGGCTGCTGGACGCCGAGGAGCACGCCCGGATCACCGGCGCGCTGGCCCTGCACTCCCGCACCGCGGCGGACGCGCTGCAACCGTGGTCCACGGTGACCACCGTCGCCGAGGACGTCTCACCGGCCTCGCTGGAGGTGCTGGCCACCCGCACCGGCCGGTCCCGCTTCCCGGTGGTGCAGCGGTCCACCCGCCGGGTGCTCGGCTTCGTGCACGTGAAGGACGTTCTCGGGTACGCGGGCGCGAGCCGTCGGGGTCCGGTGCCGGCCGAGGTCTACCGGCCGCTGGCCGTGGTGCCGCCGGACCGTACGCTGGCCGACCTGCTGCTGGCGATGCGCCGCGAGCGCCGGCACATGGTGCTGGTCAGCGACGGTCGGCGGCCCCTGGGTGTGGTGACGCTCGACGACGTATTGACGGCCATCGTCGGCAAGTGA
- a CDS encoding hemolysin family protein: MPLVGFVLLTAGNAFFVAAEFALVTVDRAEIDRRADEGDGRAATVRRALRDLSFQLSGAQLGITITALLTGYLAEPALARLVAPLLHPFGGADRFTGLLALALATLVSMLFGELVPKNLALARPMPAALATAAPMRGFSRTFGWLIRLLNDSANRLVRRLGVEPQEELASARSPEELGLLAAISARAGALPPDTAMLLRRTIRFGDKRAAEAMTPRVDVIALRATVSVAELLDLARQTGRTRFPVYEETLDLVTGVAGVPDALGVPLARRTATTVASVAREPVYVPESLDLDGVLAALKDAGADLAIVVDEYGGTDGVVTVEDLVEELVGEIADEFDPAAVDDLGPAELTVPGGERTVLVDGVLRADELVEQTGFRLPDGPYETLGGFLMARLGHIPVPGESVDEAGYEFTVVEVDRHRIEQVRVVRPEEPDDGA, from the coding sequence TTGCCCCTGGTCGGCTTCGTGCTGCTGACCGCCGGCAACGCCTTCTTCGTCGCGGCCGAGTTCGCCCTGGTCACCGTCGACCGGGCGGAGATCGACAGGCGGGCCGACGAGGGGGACGGCCGGGCCGCCACGGTCCGCCGGGCGTTGCGGGACCTGTCCTTCCAGCTCTCCGGCGCGCAGCTCGGCATCACCATCACCGCGCTGCTCACCGGCTATCTCGCCGAGCCCGCGCTGGCCCGGCTCGTCGCGCCGCTGCTGCACCCGTTCGGCGGGGCGGACCGGTTCACCGGCCTGCTCGCCCTGGCGCTGGCCACGCTCGTCTCGATGCTCTTCGGCGAGCTGGTGCCGAAGAACCTGGCGCTGGCCCGGCCGATGCCGGCCGCGCTGGCCACCGCGGCGCCGATGCGCGGCTTCTCCCGCACCTTCGGCTGGCTGATCCGGCTGCTCAACGACTCGGCCAACCGGTTGGTCCGCCGGCTCGGCGTGGAGCCGCAGGAGGAGCTGGCCAGCGCCCGTTCCCCGGAGGAGCTGGGGCTGCTGGCGGCGATCTCGGCGCGGGCCGGCGCGCTGCCGCCGGACACGGCGATGCTGCTGCGCCGCACCATCCGCTTCGGCGACAAGCGGGCCGCCGAGGCGATGACCCCCCGGGTGGACGTGATCGCGTTGCGCGCCACCGTCTCCGTCGCCGAGCTGCTGGATCTGGCCCGGCAGACCGGCCGGACCCGGTTCCCGGTCTACGAGGAGACGCTCGACCTGGTGACGGGCGTCGCCGGGGTGCCCGACGCGCTCGGTGTGCCGCTGGCCCGCCGGACCGCCACCACCGTCGCGTCGGTCGCCCGGGAACCGGTGTACGTCCCGGAGAGCCTCGACCTGGACGGGGTGCTGGCCGCGCTCAAGGACGCCGGCGCGGACCTGGCCATCGTGGTCGACGAGTACGGCGGCACCGACGGCGTGGTGACCGTGGAGGACCTGGTCGAGGAGCTGGTCGGGGAGATCGCCGACGAGTTCGACCCGGCCGCGGTGGACGACCTGGGGCCGGCGGAGCTGACCGTGCCGGGCGGCGAGCGGACCGTCCTGGTCGACGGCGTGCTGCGCGCCGACGAGCTGGTCGAGCAGACCGGTTTCCGGCTGCCCGACGGGCCGTACGAGACGCTCGGCGGCTTCCTGATGGCCCGGCTCGGCCACATCCCGGTCCCCGGCGAGTCGGTCGACGAGGCCGGGTACGAGTTCACCGTGGTGGAGGTCGACCGGCACCGGATCGAGCAGGTCCGGGTGGTGCGCCCCGAGGAGCCCGACGACGGTGCCTGA
- a CDS encoding GOLPH3/VPS74 family protein: protein MDGLLLTDELVLLAYDDGGVNRLGRPHLDYGLAGAVLLELALARRVEVADKRLVVTDPSPTGVPLLDEALTTMGSGRPRKPKDWIGKLAKGLPDRVLDGLVVGGVLRRESDRVLLVFPRTRYPSTTGAEPSVETAARERMVAALVGDGPVDARTAALLALTRAVGLDRKLFRELPKERVKARVTEIAAGDWASAAVKKAIEEMQAALMVATTTAAAISVTTTS, encoded by the coding sequence ATGGACGGCCTGCTGCTCACCGACGAACTGGTCCTGCTCGCGTACGACGACGGCGGCGTCAACCGGCTCGGCCGCCCGCACCTCGACTACGGCCTCGCCGGGGCGGTGCTGCTGGAGCTGGCCCTCGCCCGCCGGGTGGAGGTGGCGGACAAGCGGCTGGTGGTGACCGACCCGAGCCCGACCGGCGTGCCGCTGCTCGACGAGGCGCTGACCACCATGGGGTCGGGCCGGCCGCGCAAGCCGAAGGACTGGATCGGCAAGCTGGCCAAGGGGCTGCCGGACCGGGTGCTCGACGGGCTGGTCGTCGGCGGGGTGCTGCGCCGGGAGTCCGACCGGGTGCTGCTCGTCTTCCCGCGTACCCGCTATCCCTCGACCACCGGCGCGGAGCCGTCGGTGGAGACGGCGGCCCGGGAGCGGATGGTGGCCGCGCTGGTCGGCGACGGGCCGGTCGACGCGCGGACCGCCGCGCTGCTCGCCCTGACCCGGGCCGTCGGCCTGGACCGCAAGCTCTTCCGCGAGCTGCCGAAGGAGCGGGTCAAGGCACGGGTGACCGAGATCGCCGCGGGCGACTGGGCCTCCGCCGCGGTGAAGAAGGCGATCGAGGAGATGCAGGCCGCGCTGATGGTCGCGACCACCACCGCCGCCGCCATCAGCGTCACCACGACGAGCTGA
- a CDS encoding (Fe-S)-binding protein, which produces MGSVQIVTTILAAAITAVAVVLAVRAVMKMTAVIRLGQPAPERFADKGARTTKMLVETAGHTRMLKWSVVGAAHWFVMVGFIVLSLLVLEAYFEVVSTGGGLPIVGHWTVFGLVTEWIGILGLIGIVVLMAIRLRNRPNRPENRSRFTGSTMWQGYFVEWVVLLVLIFGFVIRGFKVATDHFEYPVWATPLSHAVGAALPAWPAGVSVAALIKIVISMTWLIVISLNVTMGVAWHRFLAFPNIFFKRDPEKAAGSGLGPLRPMTSQGKPLDFEEADPEKDQFGVAQVEQFTWKGLLDFSTCTECGRCQSQCPAWNTGKPLSPKLLVLSLRDHAYAKAPYLLAGGGKDLTGEEKATEAQLAHMDVLALAEADRPLIGTAEEGGVIDPDVLWSCTTCGACVEQCPVDIEHVDHIVDMRRYQVLIESSFPSEAGVMLRNLENKGNPWGAPQNTREDWTKGLGFEVPRVGEVEDFEYLFWVGCAGAFEDRAKKTTRAVATLLNEAGVSFAILGEGETCSGDPARRIGNEFVFQMLAQQNVETLNEAFEGREKAKRKIVATCPHCFNTLGNEYGQLGGEFEVVHHTQLLAHLVSAGKLTPVQPVDGGVTYHDPCYLGRHNRVFAAPREVLGSAIGDGRGGAATDSGAGRDSGLVEMPRNSERSFCCGAGGARMWMEEKIGKRINVDRVEEAMSTGAKTIAVGCPFCSTMLNDGVNGKGAGEDVEVVDVASVLLRSVKPDAPAGEKETAPAAG; this is translated from the coding sequence ATGGGCAGCGTCCAGATCGTCACCACGATCCTCGCGGCCGCCATCACCGCCGTTGCGGTGGTGCTCGCGGTACGTGCGGTCATGAAGATGACGGCCGTCATCCGGCTCGGGCAGCCGGCCCCCGAGCGGTTCGCCGACAAGGGCGCCCGCACGACGAAGATGCTGGTGGAGACCGCCGGCCACACGCGCATGCTGAAGTGGAGCGTGGTCGGGGCCGCGCACTGGTTCGTGATGGTCGGCTTCATCGTGCTGTCGCTGCTGGTGCTGGAGGCCTACTTCGAGGTGGTCTCGACCGGCGGTGGGCTGCCGATCGTCGGGCACTGGACGGTCTTCGGCCTGGTCACCGAGTGGATCGGCATCCTCGGCCTGATCGGCATCGTGGTGCTGATGGCGATCCGGCTGCGCAACCGGCCCAACCGGCCGGAGAACCGCTCCAGGTTCACCGGCTCGACCATGTGGCAGGGCTACTTCGTCGAGTGGGTCGTGCTGCTGGTCCTGATCTTCGGTTTCGTGATCCGCGGCTTCAAGGTCGCCACCGACCACTTCGAGTACCCGGTCTGGGCCACCCCGCTCAGCCACGCGGTCGGCGCCGCGCTCCCGGCCTGGCCGGCCGGCGTCAGCGTGGCGGCCCTCATCAAGATCGTCATCTCGATGACCTGGCTCATCGTGATCTCGCTGAACGTCACCATGGGCGTGGCCTGGCACCGTTTCCTGGCCTTCCCCAACATCTTCTTCAAGCGCGACCCGGAGAAGGCGGCCGGCTCCGGCCTGGGCCCGCTGCGCCCGATGACCAGCCAGGGCAAGCCGCTCGACTTCGAGGAGGCCGACCCGGAGAAGGACCAGTTCGGCGTCGCCCAGGTCGAGCAGTTCACCTGGAAGGGCCTGCTCGACTTCAGCACCTGCACCGAATGCGGCCGCTGCCAGTCGCAGTGCCCGGCCTGGAACACCGGCAAGCCGCTGTCGCCGAAGCTGCTGGTGCTGAGCCTGCGCGACCACGCGTACGCGAAGGCGCCCTACCTGCTGGCCGGCGGCGGCAAGGACCTGACCGGTGAGGAGAAGGCCACCGAGGCGCAGCTCGCCCACATGGACGTGCTGGCCCTGGCCGAGGCCGACCGGCCGCTGATCGGCACCGCCGAGGAAGGCGGCGTCATCGACCCGGACGTGCTCTGGTCCTGCACCACCTGCGGCGCCTGCGTCGAGCAGTGCCCGGTGGACATCGAGCACGTCGACCACATCGTCGACATGCGCCGCTACCAGGTGCTGATCGAGTCGAGCTTCCCCTCCGAGGCCGGCGTGATGCTGCGCAACCTGGAGAACAAGGGCAACCCGTGGGGCGCGCCGCAGAACACCCGCGAGGACTGGACCAAGGGGCTCGGCTTCGAGGTGCCCCGGGTCGGCGAGGTCGAGGACTTCGAGTACCTGTTCTGGGTCGGCTGCGCCGGCGCGTTCGAGGACCGGGCCAAGAAGACCACCCGCGCGGTCGCCACGCTGCTCAACGAGGCAGGCGTCAGCTTCGCCATCCTCGGTGAGGGCGAGACCTGCTCCGGTGACCCGGCCCGCCGGATCGGCAACGAGTTCGTGTTCCAGATGCTCGCCCAGCAGAACGTCGAGACGCTCAACGAGGCGTTCGAGGGCCGGGAAAAGGCCAAGCGCAAGATCGTGGCCACCTGCCCGCACTGCTTCAACACGCTCGGCAACGAGTACGGCCAGCTCGGCGGCGAGTTCGAGGTCGTCCACCACACCCAGCTCCTGGCCCACCTGGTCAGCGCCGGCAAGCTCACCCCGGTGCAGCCGGTCGACGGCGGCGTGACCTACCACGACCCCTGCTACCTGGGCCGGCACAACCGGGTCTTCGCCGCTCCCCGCGAGGTTCTGGGCAGCGCCATCGGCGATGGCCGAGGTGGCGCAGCGACCGATTCCGGTGCGGGCCGCGACAGCGGCCTCGTCGAGATGCCGCGCAACAGCGAGCGCTCCTTCTGCTGCGGTGCCGGCGGCGCGCGCATGTGGATGGAGGAGAAGATCGGCAAGCGGATCAACGTGGACCGGGTCGAGGAGGCCATGTCCACCGGGGCGAAGACCATCGCGGTCGGCTGCCCGTTCTGCTCGACGATGCTCAACGACGGGGTGAACGGCAAGGGCGCCGGCGAGGACGTCGAGGTGGTCGACGTGGCCAGCGTGCTGCTGCGCTCGGTCAAGCCCGACGCGCCGGCCGGCGAGAAGGAGACCGCGCCGGCGGCCGGCTGA
- a CDS encoding cell division protein CrgA, whose protein sequence is MPKSQVRKKKVYTPPTDVRPTATASTRKPSPIWLPVTAVALIVVGIGWLVLYYLSEQAYPVASWGYWNLAVGFGAMVSSLILLSRWR, encoded by the coding sequence GTGCCCAAGTCTCAGGTCCGCAAGAAGAAGGTGTACACCCCGCCGACGGACGTGCGTCCGACGGCGACGGCGTCGACGCGCAAGCCTAGCCCGATCTGGCTGCCGGTCACGGCCGTCGCGTTGATCGTGGTCGGCATCGGCTGGCTGGTGCTCTACTACCTCTCCGAGCAGGCCTACCCGGTCGCCTCGTGGGGCTACTGGAACCTCGCGGTGGGCTTCGGCGCGATGGTCTCGTCGCTGATCCTGCTCTCCCGCTGGCGCTGA
- a CDS encoding DUF881 domain-containing protein, whose product MEYTSGAASWQKALRRAVAGLLPRRARQRRPGWSIGVPLIAAAAGLLFTTTATTAGGTSLREDRRPQLTQLIEDRREEVAASEAKAARLRDEVEEQTEALAGTDGPVKTQRDRAAATRQAAGFTALTGPGITIELNDADWGPGQPLPKGASNDDLVVHQGDVQAVVNALWAGGAEAMSIMNVRVLSTSAVRCVGNTLLLHGRVYSPPFKIVAIGDPAEFQRALAASEGVRVFKEVADHYQLGYREQVSTVTVPAFEDSTALQSATVPR is encoded by the coding sequence GTGGAGTACACGTCCGGCGCCGCGTCCTGGCAGAAGGCTCTCCGCCGCGCGGTCGCCGGCCTGCTGCCCCGGCGAGCGCGCCAGCGCCGCCCGGGCTGGTCGATCGGCGTCCCCCTGATCGCCGCCGCCGCCGGGCTGCTGTTCACCACCACCGCGACCACGGCCGGCGGCACCTCGCTGCGCGAGGACCGGCGCCCGCAGCTCACCCAACTGATCGAGGACCGGCGCGAGGAGGTGGCGGCCAGCGAGGCGAAGGCCGCCCGGCTGCGCGACGAGGTCGAGGAACAGACCGAGGCCCTCGCGGGCACCGACGGGCCGGTGAAGACGCAGCGGGACCGCGCCGCCGCGACCCGGCAGGCCGCCGGGTTCACCGCGCTCACCGGCCCCGGGATCACGATCGAGCTGAACGACGCCGACTGGGGTCCGGGCCAGCCGCTGCCCAAGGGCGCCAGCAACGACGACCTGGTCGTGCACCAGGGCGACGTGCAGGCGGTGGTGAACGCGCTCTGGGCCGGCGGCGCGGAAGCCATGTCAATCATGAACGTCCGCGTGCTCAGCACCAGCGCGGTACGCTGCGTCGGTAACACCCTGCTGCTGCACGGCCGGGTTTACTCCCCTCCTTTCAAGATCGTGGCCATCGGTGACCCCGCCGAGTTCCAGCGGGCGCTCGCCGCCTCTGAGGGAGTCCGGGTGTTCAAGGAAGTAGCCGACCACTACCAGCTCGGCTACCGCGAGCAGGTCTCCACCGTCACCGTGCCGGCCTTCGAGGACTCCACCGCGCTGCAGTCCGCGACGGTGCCCAGGTGA
- a CDS encoding class E sortase: MRPAAPGDGPTHFIPPVAERSRRRTDPAERHTGVPRSGGPDATPPADPGATAVLRPVSRPPADPRLDATGLMGAVPPVPDTGGDDGGEPPAEPPRPRRGERVVQLRPEQTGEGYKSVYSELTRPTAGSRVRTIVRGAGELLITFGLVVLLFAGYEIWGKSVIVDAHQNDLNGQLAQEWAADPTVGPTTGPSVKPKPPAEGKPVAGLFIPKLDKHWVVVEGVTPDDIRYAPGHYPDSAMPGEVGNFSVAGHRIRSTFWRLDELKTDDAIVVETKTEWLVYRVYQQRIVKPSQVEVVAPVPGKPGTRATEKLLTLTTCNPKFDNYQRLIIHARFDHAQAKSAGRPAELEG, encoded by the coding sequence GTGCGACCGGCCGCGCCGGGCGACGGGCCGACCCACTTCATCCCGCCGGTGGCGGAGCGGTCCCGGCGGCGCACCGACCCGGCCGAGCGGCACACGGGCGTACCCCGATCGGGTGGCCCGGACGCGACCCCGCCGGCCGACCCCGGGGCGACCGCGGTGCTGCGCCCGGTCAGCCGGCCCCCGGCCGACCCGCGGCTCGACGCCACCGGGCTGATGGGTGCGGTGCCCCCGGTGCCCGACACGGGCGGCGACGACGGCGGCGAGCCGCCGGCCGAGCCGCCGCGACCGCGGCGCGGCGAGCGGGTGGTGCAGCTCCGGCCGGAGCAGACCGGCGAGGGCTACAAGAGTGTCTACTCCGAGCTGACCCGGCCCACCGCCGGCTCCCGCGTGCGCACGATCGTCCGGGGCGCGGGGGAACTGCTCATCACGTTCGGCCTGGTGGTGCTCCTCTTCGCCGGCTACGAGATCTGGGGCAAGTCGGTCATCGTCGACGCCCACCAGAACGACCTGAACGGCCAGCTCGCGCAGGAGTGGGCGGCGGACCCGACGGTCGGCCCGACCACCGGCCCGAGCGTGAAGCCGAAACCGCCGGCCGAGGGCAAGCCGGTCGCCGGCCTCTTCATCCCGAAGCTCGACAAGCACTGGGTGGTGGTCGAGGGGGTCACCCCGGACGACATCCGGTACGCACCGGGCCACTATCCGGACAGCGCCATGCCCGGTGAGGTGGGCAACTTCTCCGTCGCCGGGCACCGGATCCGATCCACGTTCTGGCGGCTGGACGAGCTGAAGACGGACGACGCGATCGTGGTCGAGACCAAGACCGAGTGGCTGGTCTACCGGGTCTACCAGCAGCGCATCGTCAAGCCGTCGCAGGTCGAGGTGGTCGCGCCGGTGCCGGGCAAGCCGGGCACGAGGGCGACCGAGAAGCTGCTCACGCTGACCACCTGCAACCCCAAGTTCGACAACTACCAGCGGCTGATCATCCACGCCCGCTTCGACCACGCCCAGGCGAAGTCGGCGGGCCGACCGGCCGAGCTGGAGGGCTGA